The DNA sequence CCCTAGACGCAATCGCGGACCTTTACGGCATCTTGGACGACCACCCCCAGCATCAGGTCCAGCTCGTCAAACTCAGCAAAGTTCTGCACCGGAAGCGTCCGGAGCTGCTGCCGCTGTACGACAAGAATGTTTGGCGCTGTTACAGCCAAATCGGGAATCCGGTCCGAGTGGAACCGGTTAAGCGCCGCAGCGATAGGAAGCGCATGCAGGCCTGGTTGCCGCAGGTGCAAGCCGATCTAAAAAGGGCCTCGATCCTTTGGCGCGACTTGGCCGCCCTAGCCTCCAAACCGACGATCACTCCGCTACGAGCCTTGGACATTCTTGCTTGGCGCCTCGTTGATGAAGTGACGCCCCGTCAGAAGCGGCAGCGCGTCTCGTTCGAAAAAAAGATCTAGTTCAAGCAGAGTTGCTCACTATCCATTCCGCCCTGGCCAGAAGCTCATCGAAGGTCACGACTTCAGGTTCTTGAAGGTGGCGCCGTGCTAGTTCAAACGAACGAATCTTCTCTGGATGGTGTTGACCCTGGTCATTCTTAAACTCGGATAGCTTTCCGATAATCAAGAAAGACCTCGGCCGGATTAAGTAGGTCAAGTCCGTCGTTTCGAAGCCATCATCACCACGCCTAGCTACTCGTTCTCCCACGTTTGCGACAGCTTGGTGGACTGTCACCTGGGCCTGGCTGATACCGCCAGAAAGCTCCTTCGACATCGACCAAACGCTGGGCCGATATTCGTCCTTCAAAAGAGGCGTTCGGTGGTGTTTAATTTCCGCGAACACCATGGACTGGATAAGCCCACTTGTGCGGAGTACCGCGTCCGCGCGCTTTCCGTCCCCCGTGATCGAGTGACCTTTTACGATCTGCTCAAGCTTCTCTTCTGACCACGACGTGAAGAGTTGAGTACCGAGACCGACGCCCAAGACCCAGGGGTTGCTCTCGAAGAAATTCTGCCAGACTGATTCTTTTCCCTTGTTCCCCTCTATCTGGGAATCAAAGAAGGCGTCGTCATCGAGCATCCTTCGAAATTGTTCAAGCGCGGCGCGCCTGCCGGCTAGGGCAACGACATCCTGCGCCTGTGCATCATCGGCGATTAAGGCACGAAGCGCCGGCGCCTGAGACTCGTACACGCGGCTGGCTGATTCGGGATTGTTCAGCAACGCGGAGAGAGTTTCCTCATCGAGTTTGGTACCAGTGTCGGCGCCGTCGGGCTCAATGAGCATAAGACGGCGAAAGAACTCCGCCAACCGAATGGCATCTTCACGCCGGACTCGCAGGACCTCTTTAACTACCGCTCCAGACCCTGCGATCGGCACACGTTGAATCCAAAGATCCACGAGGGATCCTTTTTCTCTTGATATCAGGACCTTGATCTGTGAGCGGCTACCAGCAATGGGAGTGACCATCCACTCCTCACCTACTCGTTGCAGTGATGAGGCAGTGCCATCGTCATCGAGCACCTGGTAGACAAAGCGGCTCGGTTGACCGTAGTCAGAAGAGTTTGAGTTGCGGTTGCCGAACGTTTTGGATGTGTATAAGCGCCCGGGCAACCGGGCCTGCGCATACTCGGTCTCCGTTTCTGGCTCATACGACGCGGAAGCGAACTCCCATTCTTCTCCTGACACAAGCGACCCCCGTTGAAATCTCGACTGGCGTCAGACTACCCGCCCTAACGGGACGCAGGAGCAGCAGCACGACTGATACCTCCTCAGAGTGTCCAAGTTCCCTGGAACTAAAACATCTGCTGTGTGCGTTCATCTGCGGATCCGCATTTCCGCTTCCGGAGGTTGCCCCTCACATCACTTTCTGGTGGTTGGGGCAACCGTTCTTTCCGTGCAGGTCCTTGCTACAAGCCTACCTACGCCTTTATTCCGTGGGCCTGAGCCAGAAGGTCGGCTTCGGCGTCGTAACCCCGCGCACGAAGCTCTGGGATGAAGATGTGAATCGGTGGGATGCATGACATGTAGGGGTTTTCGCAGGGTCCGTCATAGAGGCCACCGCCTGGCGAGGTGTCCAGGCCACCACAGTTGTAACGGTCGAGCCCGCCGCCGTTGTACTTGTCCAGACCGCCGCCGTTGTAACGGTCGAGGCCGCCCCCGTTGTACATGTCCAGACCGCCGCCGTTGTACTCATCGAGACCGCCCCCGTTATAGCGGTCGAGGCCTCCCCCGTTGTACTCGTCAGCTCCACCGCCGGAGTAGGGGTAGAGTCCCCCACCTGGCCCCTCGTAAAGTCCACCGCCCGGGCCTGTGTACCTGTCGCGTGGAAACTTCTTGTTGGTCTTATTCATACTGCGCATCCTACGTTCCACGCGCACAGCGTGAACTGATGCCTCTGACACTGATGCGTGCAGAATTGTCAGATGCGGTGGCTACCTTTGAGCAACAACCCCATCGACCCCAATAACCGCAGGAGCTAAACGGCATGGACCCCGTATTCAACAAGAACGGCACTGTCGTTGCTTGGCTTTACGGCAACGACATCTTGGATTTAGGCGGAACGTACCGAGGCTTTGTTCAAGGAAGTAACGTGATCAGCTACCGGAACGGACGTCACCTTGGCTGGTTTGAACAGGGTGCTTTCTGGGACGCTCATAACCGTGCCATCGGGATGACGCCCGATGCTTCCGCCCCCATCCCTCGCCCAGGACTCAGTGGCGTACCAGGAAAGCCGGGGATCGGAGGCCGTCCAGGACGGCCTGGCATCCCGGGGACACCGGGTAAGCCCGGGCGATCCGGTAGCTGGTCTACGCAAGATTGGAACAGCTGGATGCCAAACAAGTAGCAGTAGCGTTGATTCACCCTTCCGACCCAGATGCGACGGCCAGGGGGCGGTCAACTCAAATAGATCTCTTTGTCCCGTTTCCTTAGACCTGGGCACTGTTGAAATCAGTCCTTGCGGATCGCTATGAGGTTTTGGCCGTCTTCCAGAAGCGCGTAGACGTTTTCCCGCGCTTCTTCGTAGGTGTCGCCTTCGGCCTCGATGTGCTCGTAGCTGCCGTCAGGGTTGGTGATAGTGCCGATGAGTATCACCGCCGGAGTCTATTCCGCTGCAGGTTCGGCGGGCTCGATGAGCTCCGGCCCGTTGTTGCGGACACTGTTGACTCGGGGGCTGACAATCCGAGGTGTCAGCGTCGGTTCCGGCAGGGAGTCCAGCAAGTGCTGAATGTCGTCCTTGCCGGTCAGGTCCGGGTCGAGCCACTCAGCGAAGCGGTCACGCGGGATGATCACCGGTGACCTGTCATGGACGTGGCCCAGGGCGTCCTGGGTGGTTGTGGTGAGCACTGTGCAGCTGAGCAGCCACCTTTCCGGATCGTCCTCCGGCAGCGTCGGGTCAGCCCACCACTCATACAGGCCGGCGAAGCCCAGCAACGGCTCCTTGTCCGAGTACAGGTAGTTCGGGATTTTCTTCCCGTCCTCGGTCTTCTGCCACTCGTAATAGCCCTCCGCCGGGATGATTGCACGGCGCTTCACTGCCGCCTTCCGGAAGGACGGCTTCTCAAGAATCGACTCACTCCGGGCGTTGATCAGCTTGGAGCCGATCTTGATGTCCTTAGCCCAGGACGGGACCAGGCCCCAGCGGGCAACCAGCAAATGCCGGTCAAGGGTCCCCTCATCTAAACGTTCGGCAACGATCGGCACGCTTTGGGTTGGCGCTACGTTCCAGCTGGGCGGTGGAGGGCTTCCTTCGACTTCTTTAGCCTCAAAGTGGTTCAGAAGATCTCCGGTCGCTTTGGACATCACGTATCTGCCGCACATGAAGCCCATTCTGCCTTGCATCATCAAGCGGTTCGTCATAACGGGCCGCTTAGGAGGGCTGGTGCTGAGGTCAGCGTAATCTCATTTGGTGTCCACAAATCCATTGTTCCGTCCTCAGACAAGCGAAGAACAAGCGGTGGCCCGCCGAGATCTACTGGAGTGCTTTGCAGACATCGCCCACCTACAGGAATTGGTGCGCGATGCGCTGCCCGTAGCGCAACGCTCCGTTCTTTGGCTGGACGACCAATTAACGCGTCCCTACCAAACCTCGCACGCCGTCAATTACTTAATCCTGACGGCTGTGGACCACCTTCACTGCCTGAAGACTGTGATGCAAGAGGCGGAGTCTCAGCACATCTTTGCTCCTTTCACGCTGATTCGCTCAGCAATTGAGACGGCCAGCACCGCTCTCTGGCTTCTAAACCCGACGGACCGAAAGACCCGCATTACTCGGTCATTGCGGTTGGAGGCCAACAACATGACGATGCTTGGCAGAGCCTACGACACCATGGGGGTCGATACGGCTGAAACGACCACCATGCGTTTGCAACTACTTCGCGCGGCCATTGAAAAGTCCAAGGTGGACAAGGATGTAGTCATGGGCGGATACCCAGCTGTCCAGACCATCATCACGGCAGCAACCAAGGAGGCCGGCCTGTCACGCTGGATCTTCGCTGCCTGGCAGTTG is a window from the Pseudarthrobacter siccitolerans genome containing:
- a CDS encoding 4-fold beta flower protein, which gives rise to MDPVFNKNGTVVAWLYGNDILDLGGTYRGFVQGSNVISYRNGRHLGWFEQGAFWDAHNRAIGMTPDASAPIPRPGLSGVPGKPGIGGRPGRPGIPGTPGKPGRSGSWSTQDWNSWMPNK
- a CDS encoding Shedu immune nuclease family protein; translated protein: MSGEEWEFASASYEPETETEYAQARLPGRLYTSKTFGNRNSNSSDYGQPSRFVYQVLDDDGTASSLQRVGEEWMVTPIAGSRSQIKVLISREKGSLVDLWIQRVPIAGSGAVVKEVLRVRREDAIRLAEFFRRLMLIEPDGADTGTKLDEETLSALLNNPESASRVYESQAPALRALIADDAQAQDVVALAGRRAALEQFRRMLDDDAFFDSQIEGNKGKESVWQNFFESNPWVLGVGLGTQLFTSWSEEKLEQIVKGHSITGDGKRADAVLRTSGLIQSMVFAEIKHHRTPLLKDEYRPSVWSMSKELSGGISQAQVTVHQAVANVGERVARRGDDGFETTDLTYLIRPRSFLIIGKLSEFKNDQGQHHPEKIRSFELARRHLQEPEVVTFDELLARAEWIVSNSA
- a CDS encoding DUF6308 family protein gives rise to the protein MTGMISVGGFTEPIEKATRLVREYVTEYGRWSYPAYDGYLRDTPTLDVRQQDLLAAALLNAGQQPIPTYYGLLEILPEINRRLEDPRLTGTLEEASGDTLDAIADLYGILDDHPQHQVQLVKLSKVLHRKRPELLPLYDKNVWRCYSQIGNPVRVEPVKRRSDRKRMQAWLPQVQADLKRASILWRDLAALASKPTITPLRALDILAWRLVDEVTPRQKRQRVSFEKKI
- a CDS encoding SOS response-associated peptidase, whose protein sequence is MCGRYVMSKATGDLLNHFEAKEVEGSPPPPSWNVAPTQSVPIVAERLDEGTLDRHLLVARWGLVPSWAKDIKIGSKLINARSESILEKPSFRKAAVKRRAIIPAEGYYEWQKTEDGKKIPNYLYSDKEPLLGFAGLYEWWADPTLPEDDPERWLLSCTVLTTTTQDALGHVHDRSPVIIPRDRFAEWLDPDLTGKDDIQHLLDSLPEPTLTPRIVSPRVNSVRNNGPELIEPAEPAAE